One region of Flavobacteriales bacterium genomic DNA includes:
- a CDS encoding UbiD family decarboxylase, with product MAYSSLRECILDLEKHGHLLRIRDEVDPHLEMAAIHRRVFAEDGPAVFFEKVKGSPFPAVSNLFGNLDRSRFMFRDTLPRVKELIAAKADPASVLKRPFAHAGLGLFARFALPKKVSNGPVTFKETTLSALPQIKAWPMDGGAYIFLPQVYTEDPDHPGVMQSNLGCYRVQMSGNDFVPDREMGLHYQIHRGIGVHQSKANKLGQPLKVSIFVGGPPSHSFAAVMPLPEGISELTFAGALGGRRFRYMIKEGHVLSADADFVITGEIHPHETKPEGPFGDHLGYYSLTHPFPVMRVHKVYHREDAIWPFTIVGRPPQEDTSFGALIHELVGPVVSSEIPGLKRVHAIDEAGVHPLLLAIGSERYTPYLKERRPQEILTQAHAILGFGQMSLTKYLWIAAHEDAPGLDVENVPAFFTHMLERVDWTRDIHFDTKTTIDTLDYSGDGLNSGSKAVIAAAGEKIRSLSAEVPPELLLPDGFSDPRIVFPGVMSITARSYKDRKEALSDIARLEDHLAGPIMNGIPLVVVCDDSAFTSDTLGNFLWVTFTRSNPSHDIGGAGAFTENKHWGCTGSLIIDARIKPHHAPVMEGDEKIEEKVNGLKFEV from the coding sequence ATGGCTTATTCTTCCCTTCGCGAATGTATCCTGGACCTGGAAAAACACGGACACCTTTTGCGTATCCGGGATGAGGTGGACCCTCATCTGGAAATGGCGGCCATTCACCGCCGGGTGTTTGCCGAAGACGGACCGGCCGTGTTTTTTGAGAAGGTAAAGGGCAGTCCGTTTCCAGCTGTTTCCAACCTGTTCGGTAATCTCGATCGGAGTCGGTTCATGTTTCGCGATACGCTCCCCAGGGTGAAGGAGTTGATTGCCGCCAAAGCCGATCCGGCATCTGTTCTCAAAAGACCTTTTGCTCATGCGGGCCTCGGTCTTTTTGCACGCTTTGCCCTCCCCAAGAAAGTAAGCAATGGTCCGGTCACTTTTAAGGAAACCACCCTCAGCGCCCTTCCCCAGATCAAGGCATGGCCCATGGACGGAGGGGCTTATATTTTTCTTCCGCAGGTATACACGGAGGACCCTGACCATCCCGGCGTGATGCAGTCCAACCTGGGTTGCTACCGGGTGCAGATGAGCGGGAATGATTTTGTTCCGGACAGGGAGATGGGGTTGCATTATCAGATTCACCGGGGCATTGGTGTGCATCAGTCAAAGGCGAACAAACTTGGGCAGCCACTCAAGGTGAGTATTTTCGTGGGTGGTCCGCCATCGCATAGTTTTGCCGCGGTGATGCCGCTGCCGGAGGGGATCTCCGAACTTACATTTGCGGGAGCGCTGGGAGGTCGGCGGTTCCGTTATATGATCAAAGAAGGACATGTGCTTTCTGCGGATGCCGATTTTGTGATCACCGGAGAGATACATCCTCATGAAACCAAACCGGAAGGCCCTTTTGGGGATCATTTGGGTTACTACAGCCTCACCCATCCGTTTCCCGTGATGCGGGTTCATAAGGTATACCACAGAGAGGATGCGATCTGGCCGTTTACCATCGTGGGCAGACCTCCCCAGGAAGATACAAGTTTCGGTGCATTGATTCACGAGTTGGTCGGGCCTGTGGTATCCAGTGAGATTCCCGGACTGAAAAGGGTGCATGCGATTGACGAGGCAGGGGTTCATCCGTTGCTGCTGGCCATCGGCAGTGAACGGTACACGCCGTATCTGAAGGAACGCAGACCACAGGAGATATTGACCCAGGCGCATGCCATCCTCGGCTTCGGACAGATGTCACTCACAAAATATCTGTGGATTGCCGCACATGAGGATGCCCCAGGTCTGGATGTGGAGAATGTCCCAGCGTTTTTTACGCATATGCTGGAAAGGGTAGACTGGACCCGCGATATACACTTTGATACCAAAACCACCATCGATACCCTGGACTATAGTGGTGACGGGTTGAATAGCGGTTCTAAAGCGGTTATTGCCGCGGCAGGAGAAAAGATTCGTTCCCTGTCTGCGGAGGTACCCCCGGAGTTACTTTTGCCTGATGGTTTTTCCGATCCGCGGATTGTTTTTCCAGGGGTCATGAGTATAACCGCCCGATCTTATAAGGACCGAAAAGAAGCGCTTTCCGATATCGCCCGACTGGAAGATCATCTTGCAGGGCCGATCATGAACGGAATACCATTGGTGGTCGTTTGCGACGACAGTGCATTCACGTCTGATACCCTCGGGAATTTTCTGTGGGTCACCTTTACACGGTCCAATCCTTCGCACGATATCGGAGGTGCCGGTGCATTCACCGAAAACAAGCACTGGGGATGCACCGGAAGCCTGATCATCGATGCACGCATCAAGCCGCATCATGCTCCGGTGATGGAAGGTGACGAGAAGATAGAGGAGAAGGTGAATGGTTTAAAGTTTGAGGTTTAA
- a CDS encoding ORF6N domain-containing protein produces the protein MNKIYLIRGEKVMLDRDLAALYGVETKVLKQAVRRNIKRFPQDFMFEMTKAELENWRSQIVTSNSTRMGLRYLPFCFTEQGVTMLSCVLNSDRAVEVNIRIVRIFVGMRKMLLTHQDLLLKMEQFEKRLTDQDAKVKLLFDYLRQFIKEQEEPRTRVGFKV, from the coding sequence ATGAACAAGATCTACCTGATCCGTGGTGAGAAGGTGATGCTGGACCGGGACCTCGCGGCACTGTATGGTGTGGAAACCAAAGTGCTCAAACAGGCAGTCAGGCGGAATATCAAACGATTTCCGCAGGATTTTATGTTTGAGATGACCAAAGCTGAATTGGAAAATTGGAGGTCACAAATTGTGACCTCCAATTCTACCCGGATGGGGCTGAGGTATCTGCCGTTTTGTTTTACTGAACAAGGTGTAACCATGTTGTCCTGTGTTTTGAATAGCGATAGGGCTGTTGAGGTAAACATTCGGATCGTTAGGATATTTGTGGGCATGCGTAAAATGCTGCTTACCCATCAGGACCTCCTTCTGAAAATGGAACAATTCGAAAAACGCCTAACCGACCAGGATGCAAAGGTGAAACTGTTATTCGATTACCTGAGGCAGTTTATCAAGGAACAGGAAGAACCGAGAACGAGGGTGGGGTTTAAGGTTTAA
- a CDS encoding ORF6N domain-containing protein, with the protein MTESSQNSLQVPDEVLMNKIYLIRGEKVMLDRDLAVLFGVKPIRLREQVKRNKGKFPGHFMFRLNDDEVGKLVSQNAIPSVKHLGGTLPYVFTEYGLLQLANILRSERATLMSIRIIEVFVAMRKMLHTHQNLLLKMEQLEKRLTDQDGKVKLLFDYLRQFIKEREEPRTRVGFKV; encoded by the coding sequence ATGACAGAGTCCTCCCAAAATTCATTACAGGTTCCCGATGAAGTGTTGATGAACAAGATCTACCTGATCCGTGGAGAGAAGGTCATGCTGGACCGGGACCTTGCAGTATTGTTTGGCGTTAAACCTATCCGGCTCAGGGAGCAGGTAAAACGAAACAAGGGAAAGTTTCCCGGGCACTTCATGTTCAGGTTGAACGATGATGAAGTCGGTAAGCTGGTATCGCAAAATGCGATACCTTCCGTCAAACACCTGGGTGGTACTTTACCTTATGTATTTACAGAGTACGGCTTGTTGCAATTGGCAAACATCCTAAGAAGCGAACGCGCCACACTAATGAGTATACGGATTATTGAAGTATTTGTAGCGATGCGCAAAATGCTGCATACTCATCAGAACCTCCTTCTGAAAATGGAACAACTTGAAAAGCGCCTAACCGACCAGGATGGAAAGGTGAAACTGCTGTTTGACTATCTGCGGCAGTTTATCAAAGAGCGGGAAGAACCCCGGACGAGGGTGGGGTTTAAAGTTTAA
- a CDS encoding ORF6N domain-containing protein translates to MTDPIQSSLQVPDEVLMNKIYLIRGEKVMLDRDLAELYGVETKVLKRQVRRNAIRFPADFMFQLSVEEDVALRSHFGTLTRGKHSKYLPFD, encoded by the coding sequence ATGACTGATCCCATCCAAAGTTCGTTACAGGTTCCCGATGAAGTGCTGATGAATAAGATCTACCTGATCCGTGGTGAGAAGGTGATGCTGGATCGTGACCTTGCGGAATTATATGGTGTGGAAACCAAAGTCCTGAAGCGTCAGGTAAGAAGAAATGCAATCCGTTTCCCGGCGGATTTTATGTTCCAACTCAGTGTTGAAGAGGATGTGGCTTTAAGGAGCCATTTTGGCACCTTAACAAGAGGTAAGCATAGCAAGTATTTGCCATTTGACTGA